In Halocalculus aciditolerans, the following are encoded in one genomic region:
- a CDS encoding DoxX family protein produces the protein MVGVSGDAAGRVERGLLYVMSALYVGAGVMHFVAPRSFERIVPPGFPNPRGLVYLSGVAEVALGLGVLVRRTRRASAWGLVALLAAVFPANVYMAVDDVAAALVPDEHRRAAQIAAWVRLPLQGVLMLWAWWYTRTRSGSGADSERSTAE, from the coding sequence GCGTATCCGGGGACGCGGCGGGTCGAGTCGAGCGGGGGTTGCTCTACGTGATGAGTGCGCTCTACGTGGGTGCGGGCGTGATGCATTTCGTCGCGCCGCGGTCGTTCGAGCGCATCGTGCCGCCGGGGTTCCCGAACCCGCGGGGGCTCGTCTACCTGTCGGGGGTGGCGGAGGTCGCGCTCGGGCTCGGCGTGCTGGTGCGGCGGACGCGGCGGGCGTCGGCGTGGGGGCTGGTGGCGTTGCTGGCGGCGGTCTTCCCGGCGAACGTCTACATGGCCGTCGACGACGTGGCGGCGGCGCTCGTGCCGGACGAACACCGGCGCGCGGCGCAGATTGCGGCGTGGGTGCGTCTGCCGCTCCAGGGCGTCTTGATGCTCTGGGCGTGGTGGTACACGCGAACGCGCTCGGGTTCGGGTGCGGATTCCGAGCGCTCGACCGCGGAGTGA
- a CDS encoding helicase HerA domain-containing protein, producing MGSSSSADGDEQTIRVGETSEGDPVDLPVVEVLTGRGFVTGKSGSGKSNTTSVVMEELLEKGYPVLVVDTDGEYYGLKEEYELLHAGADEECDIQVLPEHAEKLATLALEENVPVILDVSGFLDEEASDELVRETARHLFAKEKKLKKPFLLVIEECHEYIPEGGGMGETGRMLIKVGKRGRKHGLGIVGISQRPADVKKDFITQANWLVWHRLTWENDTKVVGRIVGDEYGSAVSDLEPGEAFVQFDWADAEVSRFRFKRKRTFDAGATPGLDDFERPELKSVSDALVEDLGEISEVKEQREDRIADLERKLENREQRIAELENELSQAKDVSDAARKLANAMAHGAPDAIQSQLPTAGANAADGDADAADEGAPAAVAELEERIEELETELERERELETAAAARNAPSAVEVPDSSGVEAREETRSLVPEDGAEVVETAEAEGLAGEEWSDDDFLTEPAVAVRLQAARRESQCNERTAERIYEVLVSDAPVSAHDIADRTGRSVEAVHSLLAGLRARELVRRNGDLQYSFDVNALASLVESDTRAHLGELHEQWRA from the coding sequence ATGGGTTCTTCATCGAGCGCCGACGGTGACGAGCAGACCATCCGCGTCGGCGAGACCTCGGAGGGCGACCCCGTCGACCTCCCCGTCGTCGAAGTCCTCACCGGCCGCGGGTTCGTCACCGGGAAGAGCGGGTCGGGAAAGAGTAACACGACGAGCGTCGTGATGGAGGAACTCCTCGAGAAGGGGTATCCGGTGCTCGTCGTCGACACGGACGGCGAGTACTACGGCCTCAAGGAGGAGTACGAACTCCTGCACGCGGGCGCGGACGAGGAGTGCGACATTCAGGTGCTCCCCGAGCACGCGGAGAAACTCGCGACGCTCGCCCTCGAGGAGAACGTTCCCGTCATTCTCGACGTCTCCGGCTTCCTCGACGAGGAGGCATCCGACGAGCTGGTCCGGGAGACGGCTCGCCACCTCTTCGCGAAGGAGAAGAAGCTGAAGAAGCCCTTCCTGCTCGTCATCGAGGAGTGCCACGAGTACATCCCGGAGGGCGGCGGGATGGGCGAGACAGGACGAATGCTCATCAAGGTCGGGAAGCGCGGGCGGAAACACGGCCTCGGCATCGTCGGCATCAGCCAGCGGCCGGCGGACGTGAAGAAGGACTTCATCACGCAGGCGAACTGGCTCGTCTGGCACCGCCTCACGTGGGAGAACGACACGAAGGTCGTGGGGCGAATCGTCGGCGACGAGTACGGGTCGGCGGTGTCCGACCTCGAACCCGGCGAGGCGTTCGTGCAGTTCGACTGGGCGGACGCGGAGGTGAGTCGCTTCCGCTTCAAGCGCAAGCGGACGTTCGACGCGGGCGCGACCCCGGGGCTGGACGATTTCGAGCGCCCGGAGTTGAAGTCGGTGAGCGACGCGCTCGTCGAGGACCTCGGCGAGATTTCGGAGGTGAAAGAGCAACGCGAGGACCGCATCGCGGACTTAGAGCGGAAGCTGGAGAACCGCGAGCAGCGCATCGCCGAACTGGAGAACGAACTGTCGCAGGCGAAGGACGTCTCCGATGCCGCGCGGAAGCTCGCGAACGCGATGGCGCACGGCGCGCCGGACGCCATCCAGTCACAGCTCCCGACCGCCGGCGCGAACGCCGCCGACGGTGACGCTGACGCCGCCGACGAGGGCGCGCCCGCGGCCGTCGCGGAGTTAGAGGAGCGCATCGAGGAGTTGGAGACAGAGCTAGAGCGCGAGCGGGAGTTGGAGACGGCGGCGGCCGCGCGGAACGCGCCGAGCGCGGTCGAAGTCCCCGACTCCTCGGGCGTGGAAGCCCGCGAGGAGACGCGGTCGCTCGTCCCCGAGGACGGCGCGGAAGTCGTCGAGACGGCGGAAGCGGAGGGGCTGGCGGGCGAGGAGTGGTCGGACGACGACTTCCTCACGGAGCCCGCGGTGGCGGTGCGCCTGCAGGCGGCGCGCCGGGAGTCACAGTGCAACGAGCGGACGGCGGAACGCATCTACGAGGTCCTCGTCTCGGACGCGCCGGTGTCGGCGCACGACATCGCCGACCGGACGGGGCGGTCCGTCGAGGCGGTGCACAGCCTCCTCGCGGGCCTCCGGGCGCGCGAACTCGTCCGGCGGAACGGCGACCTGCAGTACTCCTTCGACGTGAACGCGCTCGCCTCGCTCGTCGAGTCGGACACGCGCGCGCACCTCGGCGAACTCCACGAGCAGTGGCGCGCGTAG
- a CDS encoding LLM class flavin-dependent oxidoreductase: MSDDGIHLNLFTMNAVEHVSVGSWRYPGDQSTRYTDTDYWTEVARTAERGGFDGVFFADVRGIYDVFDDSRDPAIEKAVQTPSNDPAYVVPAMAEVTDDLGFAITKSTSYNHPYQLAREFSTLDHVTDGRVAWNVVTSYLESAAANLGLEGMIEHDERYDRADEFMEVVYRLWEDSWEDDAVVADRESDVYTDPEKVHGIDFDGDYFRVPGPHGCEPSPQRSPVIYQAGSSDRGREFAAKHAEAVFVSQPNERAVMDYIEDLEARAESYGRDPDSLKFFPGIVPIVGETAEIAEAKHESYKEGIDVEGVLTLLSGFVDMDLSELDPDQTVEHIETQAMQGVVNAFTKNDDREWTVREMAQYAGLGTTSPVVVGTPEQVADEIERWYTEVGVDGFNVKEVVRPDGLRDFVDLVVPELRERGLMRETAGATLRGTLTGSDRLPADHPARR, from the coding sequence ATGAGTGACGACGGGATTCATCTCAATCTCTTCACGATGAACGCGGTCGAGCACGTCTCCGTCGGGAGCTGGCGCTACCCCGGCGACCAGTCGACCCGCTACACCGACACCGACTACTGGACGGAGGTCGCGCGCACCGCGGAGCGCGGCGGGTTCGACGGCGTGTTCTTCGCGGACGTCCGCGGCATCTACGACGTCTTCGACGACTCTCGCGACCCCGCCATCGAGAAGGCCGTGCAGACGCCGTCGAACGACCCGGCGTACGTCGTGCCCGCGATGGCCGAGGTCACCGACGACCTCGGGTTCGCCATCACGAAGTCGACGTCGTACAACCACCCCTACCAGCTCGCGCGGGAGTTCTCGACGCTCGACCACGTCACGGACGGCCGGGTGGCGTGGAACGTCGTCACGTCCTACCTGGAGTCCGCGGCCGCCAACCTCGGCTTGGAGGGGATGATCGAGCACGACGAGCGCTACGACCGCGCCGACGAGTTCATGGAGGTCGTCTACCGCCTCTGGGAGGACTCCTGGGAGGACGACGCCGTCGTCGCGGACCGCGAGTCCGACGTCTACACCGACCCCGAGAAGGTGCACGGCATCGACTTCGACGGTGACTATTTCCGGGTGCCGGGGCCGCACGGCTGCGAGCCGAGCCCGCAGCGCTCGCCCGTCATCTACCAAGCCGGCTCCAGCGACCGCGGCCGGGAGTTCGCCGCGAAGCACGCGGAGGCCGTCTTCGTGAGTCAGCCGAACGAGCGGGCCGTGATGGACTACATCGAGGACCTCGAAGCGCGCGCGGAGTCCTACGGCCGCGACCCGGACTCGCTCAAGTTCTTCCCGGGTATCGTCCCTATCGTCGGCGAAACGGCGGAAATCGCCGAGGCGAAACACGAATCCTACAAGGAGGGAATCGACGTCGAGGGCGTTCTCACGCTCCTCTCCGGGTTCGTGGATATGGACCTCTCCGAGCTGGACCCGGACCAGACGGTCGAGCACATCGAGACCCAGGCGATGCAGGGCGTCGTGAACGCCTTCACGAAGAACGACGACCGCGAGTGGACGGTACGCGAGATGGCGCAGTACGCCGGCCTCGGCACCACGAGCCCGGTCGTCGTCGGAACGCCCGAGCAGGTCGCGGACGAGATCGAGCGCTGGTACACCGAGGTCGGCGTCGACGGCTTCAACGTGAAGGAGGTCGTGCGCCCCGACGGCCTCCGCGACTTCGTCGACCTCGTCGTCCCCGAACTCCGCGAACGCGGCCTGATGCGCGAGACAGCCGGTGCGACGCTCCGCGGGACGCTCACGGGGAGCGACCGTCTGCCCGCCGACCACCCGGCCCGCCGGTAG
- a CDS encoding carboxylate--amine ligase — MSFLDFDGLRDALADAEFDQPPAFVANAHVTGLGVARALSQHGVPVVAIDRTGTGAASGSDAVDYAGQVTYPLDDLAGFTADVETLAAELDHAPVAFGCMDEWALAFAEADPEGVRLPFADFDIVDSVLDKSSLYEVADDLGVPYPDTIPIDADTDPDDLAAELDLPLVIKPAYKRELEEAAGTNVIEVEDRDQLADAIATARDHDIQIMAQEKVDVAVGEDCSLASYVPESGTDDALAVVGNPKVRHPFGFGTSCVVETVDRPDIEDRALAVLDETGYHGISEAEFVYDAEREDYVLLDVNTRPWKWIGLPVAAGRNLPYAAYADAVDADAVDADYQSEETDTEQWVYLPDYLDSLATNQTHDVLAKSDWLALMSGDENARTVAGVYRPDDPEPAYDVLQAKLGTREYYCAC, encoded by the coding sequence ATGAGCTTCCTCGACTTCGACGGCCTCCGCGACGCGCTCGCGGACGCCGAGTTCGACCAGCCGCCCGCCTTCGTCGCGAACGCCCACGTCACCGGTCTCGGCGTCGCGCGCGCCCTCAGCCAGCACGGCGTCCCCGTCGTCGCCATCGACCGAACGGGCACCGGTGCGGCCTCCGGTAGCGACGCCGTCGACTACGCCGGCCAAGTCACCTACCCCCTCGACGACCTCGCCGGCTTCACCGCCGACGTCGAAACCCTCGCCGCCGAACTCGACCACGCGCCTGTTGCCTTCGGCTGCATGGACGAGTGGGCGCTCGCCTTCGCCGAAGCCGACCCCGAGGGCGTCCGACTCCCCTTCGCCGACTTCGATATCGTCGACAGCGTCCTCGACAAATCCTCGCTCTACGAGGTCGCCGACGACCTCGGCGTCCCCTACCCCGATACGATTCCCATCGACGCCGACACCGACCCCGACGACCTCGCCGCGGAACTCGACCTCCCGCTCGTCATCAAGCCCGCCTACAAGCGCGAACTCGAAGAGGCCGCCGGCACGAACGTCATCGAGGTCGAGGACCGCGACCAGCTCGCCGACGCCATCGCGACCGCCCGCGACCACGACATCCAGATCATGGCGCAGGAGAAAGTCGACGTCGCCGTCGGCGAAGACTGCTCGCTCGCCTCCTACGTCCCCGAATCAGGCACTGACGACGCCCTCGCCGTCGTCGGCAACCCGAAAGTCCGCCACCCCTTCGGCTTCGGCACCTCCTGCGTCGTCGAAACCGTCGACCGACCCGACATCGAAGACCGCGCCCTCGCCGTCCTCGACGAAACCGGGTATCACGGCATCAGCGAGGCCGAGTTCGTCTACGACGCCGAGCGCGAGGACTACGTCCTCCTCGACGTCAACACCCGCCCCTGGAAGTGGATCGGCCTCCCCGTCGCCGCCGGCCGCAACCTCCCCTACGCCGCCTACGCCGACGCCGTCGACGCTGACGCCGTCGACGCCGACTACCAGTCCGAGGAGACCGACACCGAACAGTGGGTCTACCTCCCCGACTACCTCGACAGCCTCGCCACCAATCAGACCCACGACGTCCTCGCCAAATCCGACTGGCTCGCGCTCATGAGCGGCGACGAGAACGCCAGAACCGTCGCCGGCGTCTACCGTCCCGACGACCCCGAACCCGCCTACGACGTCCTCCAAGCCAAACTCGGCACGCGAGAGTACTACTGCGCCTGCTAG
- a CDS encoding translation initiation factor IF-2 subunit beta, with protein sequence MDYAARLERAMAATPDFTAEHDRLDVPEPTAQRDGAFTRLTNLGDIADALSRDAEHVHSIIQRELGTAGQFEGEWARYNGNFSPSDFQEALDAYVAEFVTCSECGLPDTKLVMENRNRMLRCEACGAFRPVKKRSSATKQRQQEAVEEGRTYEVEITGTGRKGDGTAERGKYTMFVPGAQEGDVCRVYVENVSGTLAFTRRVE encoded by the coding sequence ATGGATTACGCGGCGCGGTTAGAGCGGGCGATGGCGGCGACGCCGGATTTCACTGCGGAGCACGACCGGCTTGACGTCCCGGAGCCGACGGCGCAGCGGGACGGGGCGTTCACGCGGCTGACGAACCTCGGGGACATCGCGGACGCGCTCTCGCGCGACGCCGAGCACGTCCACTCCATCATTCAGCGGGAGCTGGGGACGGCGGGGCAGTTCGAGGGCGAGTGGGCGCGGTACAACGGGAACTTCTCGCCGTCGGACTTTCAGGAGGCGCTCGACGCGTACGTCGCGGAGTTCGTGACGTGCTCGGAGTGCGGGCTGCCGGACACGAAGCTCGTGATGGAGAACCGCAACCGGATGCTGCGGTGTGAGGCCTGCGGGGCGTTCCGGCCGGTGAAGAAGCGGTCGTCGGCGACGAAGCAGCGCCAGCAGGAGGCCGTGGAGGAGGGCCGGACGTACGAAGTGGAGATTACGGGCACCGGGAGAAAGGGCGACGGGACGGCGGAGCGCGGGAAGTACACGATGTTCGTTCCGGGCGCGCAGGAGGGCGACGTCTGCCGGGTCTACGTGGAGAACGTCAGCGGGACGCTCGCGTTCACGCGCCGCGTCGAGTAA
- a CDS encoding mechanosensitive ion channel family protein: MVGSVQPLVDWLLALPTWAKLAGVVAASGLATWLVTLFGVHVVRRVVHSTDTQYDVILYEELRLPVFTTVALTGVIAAATHLALADPLARYLHAGALTVVVIVWTRAVLRLADRILVAAGRQSDLVEDFAPIFENLLTFVLLLVAAAAVLGIWNVDVTPILASAGLISVALGFAAKDAIANFFGSVALYFDDTYTVGDYVVLEDGREGTVLDISIRSTELLTREDKVITVPNSVLNSTSIQNESAPRPKTRITLDIAPAFGTDIDYFEAATLEVAEREDLVVDTPAPRMRFREFGDYALDYELRCWVRSPLSDERAEHELLRALYKRYEQDGIDLPSPTREVEFQNRADHNADADFHRR; encoded by the coding sequence ATGGTGGGTTCGGTCCAACCGCTCGTCGACTGGCTCCTCGCGCTCCCGACGTGGGCGAAGCTCGCCGGCGTCGTCGCCGCCTCCGGCCTCGCGACGTGGCTCGTCACGCTCTTCGGCGTGCACGTCGTCCGCCGCGTCGTCCACAGCACCGACACCCAGTACGACGTCATCCTCTACGAAGAACTCCGCCTCCCCGTCTTCACCACCGTCGCGCTCACCGGCGTCATCGCCGCCGCGACGCACCTCGCCCTCGCCGACCCGCTCGCCCGCTACCTCCACGCCGGCGCGCTCACCGTCGTCGTCATCGTCTGGACGCGCGCCGTCCTCCGCCTCGCCGACCGCATCCTCGTCGCCGCCGGCCGCCAGTCCGACCTCGTCGAGGACTTCGCCCCCATCTTCGAGAACCTCCTCACCTTCGTCCTCCTCCTCGTCGCCGCCGCCGCCGTCCTCGGCATCTGGAACGTCGACGTCACCCCCATCCTCGCGTCCGCCGGCCTCATCTCCGTCGCCCTCGGCTTCGCCGCGAAGGACGCCATCGCGAACTTCTTCGGCTCCGTCGCCCTCTACTTCGACGACACCTACACCGTCGGCGACTACGTCGTCTTAGAGGACGGCCGCGAAGGCACCGTACTCGATATCTCCATCCGCTCGACCGAACTCCTCACCCGCGAGGACAAAGTCATCACCGTCCCCAACTCCGTCCTCAACTCCACGAGCATCCAGAACGAATCCGCACCCCGCCCGAAAACCCGCATCACCCTCGACATCGCCCCCGCCTTCGGCACCGACATCGACTACTTCGAAGCCGCGACGCTCGAAGTCGCCGAACGCGAAGACCTCGTCGTCGACACCCCCGCCCCCCGCATGCGCTTCCGCGAGTTCGGCGACTACGCCCTCGACTACGAACTCCGCTGCTGGGTGCGCTCTCCCCTCAGCGACGAACGCGCGGAACACGAACTCCTCCGCGCGCTCTACAAACGCTACGAACAGGACGGCATCGACCTCCCCAGCCCCACGCGCGAAGTCGAATTCCAAAACCGCGCCGACCACAACGCCGACGCGGACTTCCACCGCCGCTAA
- a CDS encoding 50S ribosomal protein L16 → MSDNPASMYREISKPSYTRRDYVTGIPGSKIAQHKMGDLHKEPEEYPVQISLVADEECQLRHGSLEASRLSANRHLIKTLGEGNYKMILRKFPHQILRENKQATGAGADRVSDGMRQAFGVPVGTAARIYPGERLFTAWCDVEQAAEVKEAFRRAYNKITPPCKIDVERGEELLTRLD, encoded by the coding sequence ATGTCGGACAATCCGGCTTCCATGTACCGGGAGATCTCGAAGCCCTCGTACACGCGACGCGACTACGTCACGGGCATCCCCGGGTCCAAGATTGCACAGCACAAGATGGGCGACCTCCACAAGGAGCCGGAGGAGTACCCCGTCCAGATTAGCCTCGTCGCCGACGAGGAGTGTCAGCTCCGCCACGGTTCCCTCGAGGCCTCCCGCCTCTCCGCGAACCGTCACCTCATCAAGACGCTCGGCGAGGGCAACTACAAGATGATCCTCCGCAAGTTCCCGCACCAGATCCTCCGCGAGAACAAGCAGGCGACGGGCGCGGGAGCGGACCGTGTCTCCGACGGGATGCGCCAGGCGTTCGGCGTGCCGGTCGGCACGGCCGCTCGCATCTACCCCGGCGAGCGCCTCTTCACCGCGTGGTGTGACGTCGAGCAGGCCGCCGAAGTGAAGGAGGCCTTCCGCCGCGCGTACAACAAGATCACGCCCCCGTGCAAGATCGACGTCGAACGCGGCGAGGAGCTCCTCACCCGCCTCGACTAA
- a CDS encoding ATP-grasp domain-containing protein yields the protein MRLAVANDTETLHRLSDPLAERDIYAEHVSLSRTVTALSDPGVDDFDAGFVFPGRIPEGGVLQSVLGVPWLNSREAVLTSRNKAAVTARLARAGVPVPDSVVVSHPTETEDLTAAVERFDPPVVIKPNSATRGVGVAKVHDTDSLLGVADYLDLVHDYRATADKTFLVQEFLPDAVDYRVMVLDGEYAGAVKRELPAEAEGWKHNVHRGATATAVDLDDDLRDLAESVADVLDIDFLGVDLLVSDDRAVVTETNARPTVDSFEKYEPDFLDRLVDLLRDLP from the coding sequence GTGCGACTCGCGGTCGCGAACGACACCGAAACCCTCCACCGGCTCTCCGACCCCCTCGCCGAGCGCGACATTTACGCCGAACACGTCTCTCTCAGCAGGACGGTGACGGCGCTCTCCGACCCCGGCGTCGACGACTTCGACGCGGGGTTCGTCTTCCCCGGTCGCATCCCGGAGGGCGGCGTGTTGCAGAGCGTGCTCGGCGTGCCGTGGCTGAACTCCCGCGAGGCCGTTCTCACCTCTCGGAATAAGGCCGCGGTGACGGCGCGGCTCGCCCGCGCCGGCGTCCCCGTCCCGGACAGCGTCGTCGTCTCCCACCCGACAGAGACGGAAGACCTCACGGCGGCCGTCGAGCGGTTCGACCCGCCCGTGGTCATCAAGCCGAACTCCGCGACGCGCGGCGTCGGCGTCGCGAAAGTCCACGACACCGACTCGCTGCTCGGCGTCGCGGACTACCTCGACCTCGTCCACGACTACCGCGCGACGGCGGACAAGACCTTCCTCGTGCAGGAGTTTCTTCCAGACGCCGTCGACTACCGCGTCATGGTCCTCGACGGCGAATACGCCGGCGCGGTGAAGCGCGAACTCCCCGCGGAGGCGGAGGGCTGGAAGCACAACGTCCACCGCGGCGCGACCGCGACCGCCGTCGACCTCGACGACGACCTCCGCGACCTCGCGGAATCCGTCGCGGACGTCCTCGACATCGACTTCCTCGGCGTCGACCTCCTCGTCAGCGACGACCGCGCGGTCGTCACGGAGACGAACGCCCGACCGACCGTCGACAGCTTCGAGAAGTACGAACCCGACTTCCTCGACCGGCTCGTCGACCTCCTCCGCGACCTCCCCTGA
- a CDS encoding multicopper oxidase family protein has translation MAFSRRLFAKALVGAGSIPLAGMALDAMRGAGDDAPSAGDRSASTAGRADVTSDSPGEPRNQPSSPADRTFSLGARRAGEGGTPLDSTTQYLYNRRYPAPELRVPAGDTIQVAVENDLPKGTGTTVHWHGVPVPNEMDGVPGVTQDPIPRGESMTYAYEASPPGTYMYHSHVAQQMDRSLFGPLVVEEEEPRLDYDREVVVFVDDYLAATPPTEENPDVPLYDGIVVNGRLPDDPQEVGVTAGERVRFRFINGASAGVFDLRLAGHTLKVTHADGRPVDPVQVDFLRFGSAERYDAVVEFDNPGAWELAATPVNAGDLGDPEWGRLVVDYEQSSASPQSPRGSPTRLDRSMLRAVERYGHVRGSPDREYGLTLSPGDDGAWLMGGQRYPDADPLSVSPGDHVRVTMRNESEMYHPMHLHGHFFKVGHAVRDTALVAPGQQVTFDVYADNPGEWFFHCHNQYHLASGMARVVSYDRQA, from the coding sequence ATGGCGTTCTCCCGGCGGTTGTTCGCGAAGGCGCTCGTGGGCGCTGGGTCGATTCCGCTCGCGGGGATGGCGCTCGACGCTATGCGGGGCGCAGGAGACGACGCGCCGAGCGCGGGCGACCGGAGCGCGAGCACCGCGGGCCGCGCCGACGTGACGAGCGACAGTCCGGGCGAGCCGCGGAATCAGCCGTCGTCGCCGGCGGATCGGACCTTCTCGCTGGGCGCGCGCCGCGCCGGCGAGGGCGGGACGCCGCTCGACTCGACGACGCAGTACCTCTACAACCGCCGGTATCCCGCGCCCGAACTCCGCGTGCCCGCGGGCGACACGATACAGGTAGCGGTGGAGAACGACCTGCCGAAGGGAACGGGGACGACGGTGCACTGGCACGGCGTCCCCGTGCCGAACGAGATGGACGGCGTCCCCGGCGTGACGCAGGACCCGATTCCGCGCGGGGAGTCGATGACGTACGCCTACGAGGCGAGCCCGCCGGGCACCTACATGTACCACAGCCACGTCGCCCAGCAGATGGACCGCTCGCTGTTCGGGCCGCTCGTCGTCGAGGAGGAAGAGCCGCGGCTCGACTACGACCGGGAGGTCGTCGTGTTCGTCGACGACTACCTCGCCGCGACGCCCCCGACAGAGGAGAATCCGGACGTCCCGCTCTACGACGGTATCGTGGTGAACGGGAGGCTCCCGGACGACCCCCAGGAGGTCGGCGTGACGGCGGGCGAGCGCGTACGTTTCCGCTTCATCAACGGCGCGAGCGCGGGCGTCTTCGACCTGCGGCTCGCCGGCCACACGCTGAAGGTGACGCACGCGGACGGGCGGCCCGTCGACCCCGTGCAGGTCGATTTCCTCCGGTTCGGCTCGGCGGAGCGCTACGACGCCGTCGTCGAGTTCGACAACCCCGGCGCGTGGGAGTTAGCGGCGACCCCAGTGAACGCCGGCGACCTCGGAGATCCGGAGTGGGGACGGCTCGTCGTCGACTACGAGCAGTCCTCGGCCAGCCCGCAGAGCCCGCGGGGGTCGCCGACGCGCCTCGACCGCTCGATGCTCCGCGCCGTCGAACGCTACGGCCACGTCCGGGGGTCGCCCGACCGCGAGTACGGGCTCACGCTCTCCCCCGGCGACGACGGCGCGTGGCTGATGGGCGGGCAGAGGTATCCAGACGCCGACCCGCTCAGCGTCTCCCCCGGCGACCACGTCCGCGTGACGATGCGGAACGAGAGCGAGATGTACCACCCGATGCACCTCCACGGCCACTTCTTCAAAGTCGGCCACGCCGTCAGGGACACCGCCCTCGTCGCCCCCGGCCAGCAGGTCACCTTCGACGTCTACGCCGACAATCCGGGAGAGTGGTTCTTCCACTGCCACAACCAGTACCACCTCGCCTCCGGCATGGCGCGCGTCGTCTCCTACGACCGGCAGGCCTGA
- a CDS encoding Hsp20/alpha crystallin family protein, whose translation MRRDDRDDPFDEFFREIERMMDEMTGTNGPGDLDENGFGSDIHVDVHEFEEELRVVADIPGLEKEDISLQCDGDVLTINAVSDTREYEDRITLPVRVDERSANATYNNGVLEVTFDRAEDSADITFE comes from the coding sequence ATGAGGAGAGACGACCGGGACGACCCCTTCGACGAGTTCTTCCGGGAGATCGAACGCATGATGGACGAGATGACGGGCACGAACGGCCCCGGCGACCTCGACGAGAACGGCTTCGGGAGCGACATCCACGTCGACGTCCACGAGTTCGAAGAGGAACTCCGCGTCGTCGCCGACATCCCCGGCCTCGAGAAAGAGGACATCTCCCTCCAGTGCGACGGCGACGTCCTCACCATCAACGCCGTCAGCGACACCCGCGAGTACGAGGACCGCATCACGCTCCCCGTCCGCGTCGACGAACGCTCCGCGAACGCGACCTACAACAACGGCGTCCTCGAAGTCACCTTCGACCGCGCCGAGGACTCCGCCGACATCACCTTCGAATAA